The Streptomyces cyanogenus DNA segment GGGAGTTGAGCCGCCATCTGCGGTGGGGCAAGCCGGTGGCCGTCACCGAGTTCGGCACCTGCGCCTACGTCGGGGCGCCCGAGGCCGGCGGGATGGGCTGGGACGTCGTCGACCACGACAAGAAGCCCGAGGAGATCAAGGGCGACCTGGTCCGCAGCGAGCGCACGCAGGCGGCCTACCTCACGCAACTCCTCGACGTGTTCTCCACGGTGGACCTGTACGCGGCGATGGCCTACGAGTTCGTGAGCCCGGACGCCCCGTACCGCCCGGACGACCCGCGGCACGACCTCGACATGGCGAGCTACGCCATCACCAGGACCGTCAAGGACCGCCCGGACGACCCGGAGTCCGGCTGGCACTGGGAACCGAAGCAGGCCTTCCACGCCCTGGCCCGCCGCTACCGGGACAGCTCGCGTCAGGCACGAGGCCTGTTCCCGGAGGAGGCACCGGGCCCGAGGTGAATGCGCCGGGCCGAGGTGAGTCCCCAAGGATGCACCTCACCGCCACCGGGAACGAGTCGCCGCCGTGCACGCCGGCGCCGGCCGGGCGGCTCGTGCGTGGACGGCCGTGCACAGTGCGCCGGGGTCGTCTGTTCGGAGGACCGTTCGGCTCGCCGCGCGGCCGTCGTCCGCCCGGGGTCACATGATGCGTGCATGGCCAGGGCTCAGTCTCAGTCTCCCACCGACGGCCGCTCCGGCCGCGCCCATCGGACCGGCCACGCCCGCCGGACGCGGACGTGCGGAGGCAACGTGCGAGCAGATCTTCCGGCGGGTGTCGCCCCCGGCCGGGAGATGGACGGCAGGCGACGGCACGTGGCCAAAATTGCATTGTTCGTTTTCTTGAACCTCTCGTGTTTATGAGGATAGGTTCGCCGTCATGACCGCCTCCCCGAGACCGACCACCGCCGAGGAACTCCGCGGTGCCGGCCTGCGCGTGACGGCAGCCCGCGTCGCGCTGCTGGAGACCGTCCGGGACGGCGACCACCTCGGCGTCGAGGCGATCGCCGCCCGAGTCCGCGATCGCGTGGGCCACATCTCCGTGCAAGCCGTCTACGAGGCCCTGCACGCGCTCACCGCCGCGGGTCTCGTGCGCCGTATCGAGCCGGCCGGCCATCCGGCCCTGTTCGAGGGGCGCGTGGGCGACAACCACCACCACATCGTCTGCCGGTCCTGCGGTGCCGTCGCCGACGTCGACTGTGCCGTCGGCGACGCGCCCTGCCTGACCGCCGCGGACGACCACGGCTTCGCCATCGACGAGGCCGAGGTCGTGTACTGGGGCGTGTGCCCCGACTGTTCCACCGGCCGCAGTTCCTGAGCACCGAGTTCCGCACAGTTCGGAAGGATTGCCATGACTGAGAACCACGACGCGATCGTCACAGACGCGAAGTCGGAGGAGGGGAGCGGCGGTTGCCCCGTCGCGCATGACCGGGCCCTGCACCCGACCCAGGGCGGCGGCAACCGCCAGTGGTGGCCGGAGCGGCTCAACCTGAAGATCCTCGCCAAGAACCCGGCCGTGGCCAACCCCCTCGGTGAGGAATTCGACTACGCGGAGGCCTTCAAGGCCCTGGACCTCGCGGCCGTGAAGCGGGACATCGCCGAGGTGCTCACCACGTCGCAGGACTGGTGGCCCGCCGACTTCGGCAACTACGGGCCGCTGATGATCCGTATGGCCTGGCACAGCGCGGGCACCTACCGCATCAGCGACGGCCGCGGCGGCGCCGGCGCCGGCCAGCAGCGCTTCGCCCCGCTCAACAGCTGGCCGGACAACGGCAACCTCGACAAGGCCCGCCGTCTGCTGTGGCCGGTGAAGAAGAAGTACGGCCAGAGCATCTCCTGGGCCGACCTCATGATCCTCACCGGCAACGTCGCCCTGGAGCAGATGGGCTTCGAGACCTTCGGCTTCGGCGGCGGTCGCGAGGACGTCTGGGAGGCCGAGGAGGACGTCTACTGGGGTCCCGAGACCACCTGGCTCGACGACAAGCGCTACACCGGCGACCGCGAGCTGGAGAACCCGCTCGGCGCCGTCCAGATGGGCCTCATCTACGTCAACCCGGAGGGCCCGAACGGCAACCCGGACCCGATCGCCGCGGCCCGCGACATCCGTGAGACGTTCCGCCGCATGGCGATGAACGACGAGGAGACCGTCGCCCTCATCGCCGGCGGTCACACCTTCGGCAAGACCCACGGTGCCGGCCCGGCGGACCACGTCGGCCCCGACCCCGAGGCCGCCTCGATGGAGGAGCAGGGCCTGGGCTGGCGGAGCACCTACGGCACCGGCAAGGGCGGGGATGCCATCACCTCCGGCCTGGAGGTCACCTGGACCGCCACGCCGACCCGGTGGAGCAACGGGTTCTTCAAGAACCTCTTCGAGTACGAGTACGAGCTGGAGCAGAGCCCGGCCGGCGCCCACCAGTGGGTGGCCAAGAACGCCCCGGAGATCATCCCGGACGCGCACGACCCGTCGAAGAAGCACCGCCCGCGGATGCTCACCACCGACCTGGCGCTGCGTTTCGACCCGATCTACGAGCCGATCTCCCGCCGGTTCTACGAGAACCCGGACGAGTTCGCGGACGCCTTCGCCCGCGCCTGGTACAAGCTCACCCACCGTGACATGGGCCCGAAGTCGCTGTACCTCGGCCCGGAGGTCCCGCAGGAGACCCTGCTGTGGCAGGACCCGCTGCCGGAGCGCGAGGGCGAGCTGATCGACGGGGCGGACATCGCCACCCTGAAGACCAAGCTGCTGGAGTCGGGCCTGTCGGTGTCCCAGCTGGTCACCACCGCGTGGGCCTCCGCGTCCACCTTCCGCGCCAGCGACAAGCGCGGCGGCGCCAACGGCGCCCGCATCCGCCTCGCCCCGCAGCGCGGCTGGGAGGTCAACGACCCCGACCAGCTGGCGCAGGTGCTGCGCACCCTGGAGAACATCCAGCAGGAGTTCAACGCCTCCTCCGGCGCCAAGAAGGTCTCCCTGGCCGACCTCATCGTCCTCGGCGGTGCCGCCGGCGTGGAGAAGGCCGCCAAGGAAGCCGGCTTCGAGATCGAGGTGCCCTTCACCCCGGGCCGGGTCGACGCGACCGAGGAGCACACCGACGCCGAGTCCTTCGAGGCGCTGGAGCCGACCGCGGACGGCTTCCGCAACTACCTCGGCAAGGGCAACCGCCTGCCGGCCGAGTACCTGCTGCTCGACAAGGCGAACCTGCTGAGCCTGAGCGCCCCCGAGATGACGGTGCTCGTCGGCGGCCTGCGCGTCCTCGGCGCCAACCACCAGCAGTCGCAGCTCGGCGTCCTGACCAAGACGCCCGGCGTCCTCACGAACGACTTCTTCGTCAACCTGCTCGACCTGGGCACGACGTGGAAGGCGACCTCCGAGGACCAGACCACGTTCGAGGGCCGCGACGCCGCCACCGGCGAGGTGAAGTGGGCCGGCAGCCGTGCCGACCTGGTCTTCGGCTCCAACTCCGAGCTGCGCGCGCTCGCCGAGGTCTACGCCGCCGACGACGCGAAGGAGAAGTTCGTCAAGGACTTCGTCGCCGCCTGGAGCAAGGTCATGGACGCGGACCGGTTCGACCTCGTCTGACCCTCCCGACGCACTGAACAGGACGTCCGGTCAGCCCCGCGGGGCGGACCGGACGTCCTGCCGCTCCGGGAGCCGGACGGGACGTTTCCGCTGCCCCTGGAGCCTAGGGCCGTGCGCCCGGGCCGGCCGTCCGGGATCAGCGGCCGAGCACCGCCGCGCCCGCCCCCGCGTACCGCTCGTCCAGGTCGCCCGAGGGAGCGCCCGCGACGCCGATGCCCGCGACGGGAGCGCCCTGGGCGGTCACCGGCGTGCCGCCCGCGAGGAACAGCGTGCCCGGGATGTCCTTCCGGTTCGGCGCCTGCGCCAGCCGCCCGGCCAGTTCCGAGGTCGGCGCGTTCCAGGACACCGCGGTGAACGCCTTGCGCTGCGCGGACTCGTACGACTGCGGGCCGTCCTGCTCGGCTGCGACGACCACGCCGTCGTACCCGCCGGGCTGCTGGCCGTCCTGCACAGCGCTCGCCCTCGCCCGCAGGACCGCCCCGGACGTCGTCCTGGTGGACCTGCAACTGGGCGACGGCATCGACGGCGCGGAGACCACTACGTACGACACCGACGCCGACGTCACCCGCGCCGTCGAGGCGGGCGCCACCGGATATCTGTTGAAGGCCGCCCGCGCCGAGGACCAGTTCACGGCGATCCACGCCGCCGCCCAGGGCCGCCCGGCGCTCTCACCCCCGGTGGCCGACCGTGTCATGTCCCGCCTGCGCAACCCCCGCCCCTCCCTCACCCCACGCAAGCGCGACGTCCTCGCCCACCCTCTCCCGAGGTCTGCCCAACCACACAGCTGCCCACGGCCCTTACCCGCGACGGCGCCGACCCCACCGCCGTCCTCACCCCCGCAGCGCCTCGAACGCCTCCCGCCCCGCCGCCGCGATCGCGAGGTCGATGTCCGCAGCGAGTCCCGCCCTGCGGACCGAACGGGTCAGCGCTGCCATCGCCACCCGCTCCCCGGACTCCGCCTCGACCACCCCGATCTCGTGCCGCAGGTGCAGAAACGTACCGGTCTTGCCGCTCCACCGCAGGGTGTCCGTGCGCAACTCGCCCGCCAGCCGCTGCGTGAAGACCTGGAGTCCCATGAGCCGGCGCAGCTCCGCCGTCGCCGGGGGAGCGGCGATCTCGTCGCACCACACGCGGCGCAGCAGTCCTACGAGCGCCGCGGCCGAGCCGGCGTTGGCGTGGGCCGGGTCCAGGGTCTCGATGGTGTGCCGGCCCGCGCGCTCGTCCCGGACGGCCAGCTCCAGCGCGAGGGAGAAGTCGTTGCCGGCGGCACCGGCGGCGCACTCGTACAGGTGGTTCATCCGGTGCCGCATCCGGATGCCGTCGCACCCCCATGCCCGCAGTCGCGCGTCCACGTCCGCCACCGGGACCAGATCGAGCAGCGCGTCGGCGGCGGCGTTGTCGCTCACCGACAGCATCAGC contains these protein-coding regions:
- a CDS encoding Fur family transcriptional regulator: MTASPRPTTAEELRGAGLRVTAARVALLETVRDGDHLGVEAIAARVRDRVGHISVQAVYEALHALTAAGLVRRIEPAGHPALFEGRVGDNHHHIVCRSCGAVADVDCAVGDAPCLTAADDHGFAIDEAEVVYWGVCPDCSTGRSS
- the katG gene encoding catalase/peroxidase HPI, whose translation is MTENHDAIVTDAKSEEGSGGCPVAHDRALHPTQGGGNRQWWPERLNLKILAKNPAVANPLGEEFDYAEAFKALDLAAVKRDIAEVLTTSQDWWPADFGNYGPLMIRMAWHSAGTYRISDGRGGAGAGQQRFAPLNSWPDNGNLDKARRLLWPVKKKYGQSISWADLMILTGNVALEQMGFETFGFGGGREDVWEAEEDVYWGPETTWLDDKRYTGDRELENPLGAVQMGLIYVNPEGPNGNPDPIAAARDIRETFRRMAMNDEETVALIAGGHTFGKTHGAGPADHVGPDPEAASMEEQGLGWRSTYGTGKGGDAITSGLEVTWTATPTRWSNGFFKNLFEYEYELEQSPAGAHQWVAKNAPEIIPDAHDPSKKHRPRMLTTDLALRFDPIYEPISRRFYENPDEFADAFARAWYKLTHRDMGPKSLYLGPEVPQETLLWQDPLPEREGELIDGADIATLKTKLLESGLSVSQLVTTAWASASTFRASDKRGGANGARIRLAPQRGWEVNDPDQLAQVLRTLENIQQEFNASSGAKKVSLADLIVLGGAAGVEKAAKEAGFEIEVPFTPGRVDATEEHTDAESFEALEPTADGFRNYLGKGNRLPAEYLLLDKANLLSLSAPEMTVLVGGLRVLGANHQQSQLGVLTKTPGVLTNDFFVNLLDLGTTWKATSEDQTTFEGRDAATGEVKWAGSRADLVFGSNSELRALAEVYAADDAKEKFVKDFVAAWSKVMDADRFDLV
- a CDS encoding GlcG/HbpS family heme-binding protein — translated: MTRSATGGESAGRPWAAAWIAVNWSSARAAFNRYPVAPASTARVTSASVSYVVVSAPSMPSPSCRSTRTTSGAVLRARASAVQDGQQPGGYDGVVVAAEQDGPQSYESAQRKAFTAVSWNAPTSELAGRLAQAPNRKDIPGTLFLAGGTPVTAQGAPVAGIGVAGAPSGDLDERYAGAGAAVLGR
- a CDS encoding serine hydrolase → MSAPAVHHPVYAGDDGALLDVAEAIATDWAALGVRGSFLARNLDTGEQLGFDIEVPTPLASVVKVPLALAVLERIATGDLDPALPVTVDPGTSSVGPTGLAAFRHPATVAVADLVLLMLSVSDNAAADALLDLVPVADVDARLRAWGCDGIRMRHRMNHLYECAAGAAGNDFSLALELAVRDERAGRHTIETLDPAHANAGSAAALVGLLRRVWCDEIAAPPATAELRRLMGLQVFTQRLAGELRTDTLRWSGKTGTFLHLRHEIGVVEAESGERVAMAALTRSVRRAGLAADIDLAIAAAGREAFEALRG